Proteins encoded within one genomic window of Calonectris borealis chromosome 1, bCalBor7.hap1.2, whole genome shotgun sequence:
- the ATP6V1E1 gene encoding V-type proton ATPase subunit E 1 isoform X1, which yields MALSDADVQKQIKHMMAFIEQEANEKAEEIDAKAEEEFNIEKGRLVQTQRLKIMEYYEKKEKQIEQQKKIQMSNLMNQARLKVLKARDDLIADLLNEAKQRLAKVVKDTGRYQTLLDGLVLQGFYQLLEPRIVVRCRKQDLPMVKTAVQKSIPIYKNATKRDVDVHIDQDNFLPEEIAGGVEIYNSDGKIKVSNTLESRLDLVAQQMMPEIRVALFGANANRKFLD from the exons atggcgctCAGCGATGCTGACGTCCAGAAGCAG ATCAAGCATATGATGGCTTTCATTGAGCAGGAAGCCAATGAAAAGGCTGAAGAAATAGATGCAAAG GCAGAAGAAGAATTCAACATTGAGAAGGGTCGCCTTGTTCAGACACAGAGGCTGAAAATCATGGAGTATTAtgaaaagaaggagaaacaaattgaacagcaaaagaaaat TCAGATGTCCAACCTGATGAATCAGGCAAGACTGAAGGTCCTCAAGGCAAGGGATGACCTTATTGCA GATTTGCTGAACGAGGCCAAGCAGAGACTTGCCAAGGTGGTGAAGGACACTGGCAGGTACCAGACACTGCTGGACGGACTAGTTCTACag GGATTCTACCAGCTGCTTGAGCCCAGAATAGTTGTTCGGTGCAGGAAACAGGATCTTCCTATGGTTAAG ACAGCTGTACAGAAGAGCATTCCCATCTACAAAAATGCCACAAAAAGGGATGTGGATGTTCACATTGACCAAGACAACTTCCTGCCAGAGGAAAT TGCTGGAGGTGTTGAAATCTATAACAGCGATGGTAAAATTAAGGTTTCCAATACCCTGGAAAGTCGGCTGGATCTTGTAGCCCAGCAG ATGATGCCAGAAATCAGAGTGGCTCTCTTTGGTGCTAATGCCAACAGGAAGTTTTTGGACTAA
- the ATP6V1E1 gene encoding V-type proton ATPase subunit E 1 isoform X2 → MALSDADVQKQIKHMMAFIEQEANEKAEEIDAKAEEEFNIEKGRLVQTQRLKIMEYYEKKEKQIEQQKKIQMSNLMNQARLKVLKARDDLIAGFYQLLEPRIVVRCRKQDLPMVKTAVQKSIPIYKNATKRDVDVHIDQDNFLPEEIAGGVEIYNSDGKIKVSNTLESRLDLVAQQMMPEIRVALFGANANRKFLD, encoded by the exons atggcgctCAGCGATGCTGACGTCCAGAAGCAG ATCAAGCATATGATGGCTTTCATTGAGCAGGAAGCCAATGAAAAGGCTGAAGAAATAGATGCAAAG GCAGAAGAAGAATTCAACATTGAGAAGGGTCGCCTTGTTCAGACACAGAGGCTGAAAATCATGGAGTATTAtgaaaagaaggagaaacaaattgaacagcaaaagaaaat TCAGATGTCCAACCTGATGAATCAGGCAAGACTGAAGGTCCTCAAGGCAAGGGATGACCTTATTGCA GGATTCTACCAGCTGCTTGAGCCCAGAATAGTTGTTCGGTGCAGGAAACAGGATCTTCCTATGGTTAAG ACAGCTGTACAGAAGAGCATTCCCATCTACAAAAATGCCACAAAAAGGGATGTGGATGTTCACATTGACCAAGACAACTTCCTGCCAGAGGAAAT TGCTGGAGGTGTTGAAATCTATAACAGCGATGGTAAAATTAAGGTTTCCAATACCCTGGAAAGTCGGCTGGATCTTGTAGCCCAGCAG ATGATGCCAGAAATCAGAGTGGCTCTCTTTGGTGCTAATGCCAACAGGAAGTTTTTGGACTAA